In Fibrobacter sp., the DNA window ATTTCCCTGCGGGTAAGCATACATGCTCCACAGTGTATTATCAGTTTATATTGAGAAAGATTCTCCGGATAATCTCTTCCACTGCACACATCAATCTGAAGCTCCTCACCACAATACTGTCTTAACCAGCGCGGAATCTTTACCCTTCCGATATCATCCTCTGCCGCATGATGTGTACAGGCTTCGGCAATCAACACTTTATCACCTGTGGAAAGCGAATCGATTGCCAATGCACCTTTGACCTCTTCACACAAATCCCCTTTGAATCGTGCAAACAAAATGGAAAATGTAGTACACGGTATCTCTATAGGTGTGTCTGCAACCATTTTCAAGACTACCTGAGAATCACACACCACAAGCCCGGGTGGATTCTTAAGAGATTGAAGAACAGAGCCATACTCCCTTTCTTTAACCACCAGCGTAGCAGCATCATTGTCCAGTGCATCCCTGATCGCCTGCACCTG includes these proteins:
- the hydF gene encoding [FeFe] hydrogenase H-cluster maturation GTPase HydF, with protein sequence VPEEVLRQPSLVGDLLSPGDIAVLVVPIDLQAPKGRLILPQVQAIRDALDNDAATLVVKEREYGSVLQSLKNPPGLVVCDSQVVLKMVADTPIEIPCTTFSILFARFKGDLCEEVKGALAIDSLSTGDKVLIAEACTHHAAEDDIGRVKIPRWLRQYCGEELQIDVCSGRDYPENLSQYKLIIHCGACMLTRREMLVRIQKAIQAGVAITNYGVAISFLQGVLQRVLSPFPAALETFNSEKTGHRNR